One part of the Lycium ferocissimum isolate CSIRO_LF1 chromosome 8, AGI_CSIRO_Lferr_CH_V1, whole genome shotgun sequence genome encodes these proteins:
- the LOC132066975 gene encoding vascular-related unknown protein 1-like, with product MNISLKQLQEKLMDGPRNSSVNNFEMDCKEATNHDAPEESGWTTYLEDFSMNQRESYSSCNSENDSFGSPSLLSDAASHAAWKNSHSPMGGSPFLKRLNLKKQRNKKICDPDLEDTASSPVNSPKVSSFKQMDINNRTENISGYFMENEGGSRQFQEKEAGRNNTYFDGKNKNGYIELKKKKGLCLVPWSMIVNNDG from the exons atgaatatATCCCTCAaacaacttcaagaaaaattaatGGATGGTCCAAGGAATTCATCTGTGAATAATTTTGAGATGGATTGTAAGGAAGCAACAAATCATGATGCACCTGAAGAGAGTGGATGGACAACATATTTGGAGGATTTTTCAATGAACCAAAGGGAAAGCTATAGTTCATGTAATTCTGAAAATGATAGTTTTGGCAGCCCTTCTTTGTTATCTGATGCTGCTTCTCATGCTGCATGGAAAAATTCTCATTCTCCAATGGGTGGCTCACCATTTCTTAAGAGATTGAatttgaagaaacaaagaaacaagaaaatttgTGATCCTGATTTGGAAGACACTGCTAGCTCACCTGTCAATAGTCCAAAG GTAAGCAGTTTTAAGCAGATGGACATCAATAACAGAACAGAAAATATCAGTGGATATTTCATG GAAAATGAAGGTGGCTCTAGACAATTCCAAGAAAAGGAAGCTGGGAGAAACAACACATATTTTGATGGAAAAAACAAGAATGGGTATAtagaattgaagaagaagaaggggctTTGCTTGGTACCTTGGTCCATGATAGTCAACAACGATGGGTGA
- the LOC132066976 gene encoding peroxidase 27-like: protein MAFPRLIFQLLFVIVLAFGLCNAQDLKLGYYGKTCPGAEAIVKKTTSHYISRAPTLAAPLLRMHFHDCFVRGCDGSILLNSTKNNQAERDAIPNQSLRGFQVIDAAKSELEHKCPGVVSCADILALVARDAVSMIKGPYWKVPLGRRDGRVSIMLEGLTNLPAPFANITSLKAQFASLGLNAKDLVVLSGGHTIGNAHCFAFTNRMYNFTGKGDTDPTMDPNYIARLKSKCTSVNDVTTIVEMDPGSFKTFDGSYYTYVAKRRGLLQSDAALLDDKETKAYVKLQALSHGSTFFKDFAESMEKMGKIGVLTGKAGEIRKRCGFVN, encoded by the exons atggCTTTCCCAAGACTAATTTTCCAGTTGTTGTTTGTAATTGTTCTTGCATTTGGCCTTTGTAATGCACAAGACTTGAAACTTGGCTACTATGGTAAAACATGCCCAGGAGCTGAGGCTATTGTGAAAAAGACAACTTCACATTACATCTCAAGAGCACCAACTCTAGCTGCTCCTTTGCTTAGGATGCATTTCCATGATTGCTTTGTTAGG GGATGTGATGGATCTATATTGCTAAACTCAACCAAGAACAATCAAGCAGAGAGAGATGCCATTCCAAATCAATCCCTTAGAGGATTCCAAGTGATTGATGCTGCAAAATCTGAATTAGAACACAAGTGTCCTGGTGTGGTTTCTTGTGCTGATATTCTAGCCTTAGTTGCTAGGGATGCAGTATCTATG ATTAAAGGACCATATTGGAAAGTTCCTTTGGGAAGAAGAGATGGAAGAGTGTCAATCATGTTGGAAGGACTCACCAATTTACCAGCTCCTTTTGCAAATATTACTTCCCTTAAAGCTCAGTTTGCCTCTCTTGGTCTGAATGCAAAAGATTTAGTTGTTCTATCAG GAGGGCATACCATTGGAAATGCACATTGCTTTGCCTTCACAAACCGAATGTACAACTTTACAGGCAAAGGTGACACTGACCCAACAATGGATCCTAACTACATTGCTCGTTTAAAAAGCAAATGCACCTCAGTTAACGACGTGACAACAATTGTGGAAATGGATCCAGGAAGTTTCAAGACATTTGATGGAAGTTATTACACTTATGTAGCCAAAAGGAGAGGACTTTTACAATCTGATGCTGCTCTTCTTGATGACAAAGAGACTAAAGCTTATGTCAAATTACAAGCTTTGTCACATGGATCAACTTTTTTCAAAGATTTTGCTGAATCAATGGAGAAAATGGGAAAGATTGGAGTCTTAACTGGTAAAGCCGGTGAAATTAGGAAACGTTGTGGTTTTgtaaattaa